The Martelella sp. AD-3 genome includes a region encoding these proteins:
- a CDS encoding NlpC/P60 family protein — translation MTVTGDRAVAEAEKWIGTPYRHQAAEIGVGCDCLGLIRGVWRALYGAAPGIDVPYAPDWAERSGTERLLEAAMRHCGPALGPDEMLPGDILLFRWRRQYAAKHAGILSGPDHFIHAYEQAGVIRSPLVPSWRRRIAGVFRFPAL, via the coding sequence ATGACGGTGACGGGAGACCGGGCCGTCGCCGAGGCCGAGAAATGGATCGGCACGCCCTATCGGCATCAGGCGGCAGAGATCGGCGTCGGCTGCGATTGCCTGGGGCTCATTCGCGGCGTCTGGCGCGCGCTTTATGGCGCGGCGCCGGGTATCGACGTTCCCTATGCGCCGGACTGGGCCGAGCGCAGCGGAACCGAGCGGCTGCTCGAGGCGGCGATGCGCCATTGCGGACCGGCTCTCGGTCCCGATGAAATGTTGCCGGGCGATATCCTGCTTTTTCGCTGGCGTCGGCAGTATGCGGCCAAGCATGCCGGGATCCTCAGCGGGCCGGATCATTTCATCCACGCTTACGAGCAGGCGGGCGTTATCCGCTCCCCGCTCGTCCCCTCATGGCGGCGCCGGATCGCCGGCGTCTTCCGCTTTCCCGCGCTTTAG
- a CDS encoding glycoside hydrolase/phage tail family protein: MATILFQAAGAAFGSVLGPFGAVAGRALGALAGAAVDGSIFSGGRRAAGRHLPTARVGGAEEGVAIPRVYGASRVGGTLIWATRFEEDVVEERAGGKASGSTLESFAYYGNFAFGICEGPVAAIRRVWADGRELDLTGIEMRFYPGDDSQLPDPLIEAKQGAGNAPAYRGLCYVVFERLPLDGFGNRIPVIQFEVLKPTGALESRVKAIAVIPGATEHGLCPYPVTESLGRGSQRIMNRNTLTRATDWEASVDELTALCPNLERVALVVTWFGSDLRAGECRILPGVETPFRAEESTPWSVSGLKRDEAHVVSTHEGGPAYGGTPNDAGLMAAIADLKARGLKVFLYPFIMMDVPAANGLPDPYGGAEQAIYPWRGRITCHPARGVSGSSDRTAAARAQVEAFLGTAEPHHFTPGPTGVTFAGTDAGYRRLVLHYAHLAAAAGGVDGFIIGSELKGLTSIRDQNDAFPFVEGLIELAGDVRNILGPDTALTYGADWSEYFGFHPDDGSGNIYFNLDPLWASPDITAVGIDNYMPLSDWRDDDLASENPDGFKSATDPAGLEGQIAAGEGYDWHYIDQADRVARRRTPITDGLANKPWVYRYKDLAGWWSNRHFDRIGGGEAVAPTAWVPMEKPIWFTELGCPAVDKGSCQPNVFADPKSAESAYPHFSSRRRSDDEQRRFLEAHLGYWTGASAPAGMVDPDHIFLWCWDIRPYPAFPQNDALWSDGANWTTGHWLNGRLGATTLADAVRALLADHGFNDCDTRLLSGDLTGYLQADIDAARDLIEPLLSLYSADCIETADGLVFRSRQRASLSPRVIDIVAERDAGPWRETRLHGSDIPGEAAVTYFDPEADYAQASARASRATTVSDRVLRFALPTVLSEATALERAHALLRESRCGMRTLQIDLSPQERALEIGDVFRLEGGPAGRFMVTRLEVAETIRLEARSFSPSAGTAPGAGENARLAHDAASEGFSPRVIFLDLARDAPGPAEDFARVAVFSRPFRRAFVASSSTDEGYQPGAVIDRPAATARLAAPLQPGASGRFDFTRALVVDLDFGGLASATRTAVLNGENRIAVRAGNGVFEIIGFLRATEISSGRWRLEGLLRGLHGTEDAMLAGAETGNDAVVLNASVVPVGLGSRHVGLSRNYVVETANGQADPRAPYQFAGGIRAETPLSPVQLKVRRLNSGDLAFSWVRRSRLDADDWAAADIPKDEDAEAYRLEIFAGATLLRSIETAVPQWLYPEAEQISDFGLPATVFAVRLRQLGRKVPLGTALVRTFSLAV; this comes from the coding sequence ATGGCAACGATCCTATTTCAGGCGGCAGGCGCCGCATTTGGCAGCGTTCTCGGACCGTTCGGCGCCGTTGCCGGGCGGGCGCTGGGCGCGCTCGCCGGCGCGGCGGTCGACGGATCCATCTTTTCCGGCGGCCGCAGGGCAGCCGGCCGCCATTTGCCGACCGCCCGGGTTGGCGGCGCGGAGGAGGGCGTTGCCATTCCGCGCGTCTACGGCGCGTCGCGGGTCGGGGGAACGCTGATCTGGGCGACGCGATTCGAGGAAGACGTGGTCGAGGAGCGCGCCGGCGGCAAGGCGTCGGGCTCGACGCTCGAGAGCTTCGCCTATTACGGCAATTTCGCCTTCGGCATTTGTGAAGGCCCCGTTGCCGCGATCCGGCGGGTCTGGGCGGACGGGCGCGAGCTGGACCTGACCGGCATCGAGATGCGCTTCTATCCGGGCGATGACAGCCAGTTGCCAGATCCCCTGATCGAGGCCAAGCAGGGCGCCGGCAACGCGCCTGCCTATCGCGGGCTCTGTTATGTCGTCTTCGAACGCCTGCCGCTCGACGGATTCGGCAACCGCATCCCCGTGATCCAGTTCGAGGTGCTGAAGCCGACGGGAGCGCTCGAGAGCCGGGTGAAGGCCATCGCCGTCATTCCCGGCGCGACCGAACACGGGCTCTGCCCTTATCCGGTCACAGAATCGCTCGGCCGCGGAAGCCAGCGGATCATGAACCGCAACACGCTCACCCGCGCGACCGACTGGGAAGCCTCGGTCGACGAACTGACCGCGCTTTGCCCCAATCTGGAGCGCGTGGCGCTGGTCGTCACCTGGTTCGGCTCGGATCTGAGGGCGGGTGAGTGCCGCATTCTGCCGGGCGTGGAAACGCCGTTTCGCGCCGAGGAGAGCACGCCCTGGTCCGTTTCCGGCCTCAAGCGCGACGAGGCGCATGTGGTGAGCACGCATGAGGGCGGACCGGCCTATGGCGGCACGCCCAACGATGCCGGGCTGATGGCGGCGATCGCAGACCTGAAGGCGCGCGGGCTGAAGGTGTTTCTCTATCCCTTCATCATGATGGACGTGCCTGCGGCCAACGGTCTGCCCGACCCCTATGGCGGCGCGGAGCAGGCCATCTATCCCTGGCGCGGCCGGATCACCTGCCATCCCGCCAGGGGCGTTTCCGGCTCGAGCGACCGGACCGCGGCTGCCCGGGCGCAGGTGGAGGCATTTCTGGGCACGGCCGAGCCGCATCACTTCACGCCGGGACCGACGGGTGTCACCTTTGCCGGCACGGATGCCGGATACCGGCGTCTCGTTCTGCATTATGCGCATCTCGCCGCCGCCGCCGGAGGCGTGGACGGCTTCATCATCGGCTCGGAACTGAAGGGCCTGACCTCGATCCGCGATCAGAATGACGCCTTTCCCTTCGTCGAGGGGCTGATCGAGCTTGCGGGCGACGTGCGAAACATCCTCGGGCCGGATACGGCGCTCACCTACGGCGCGGACTGGAGCGAGTATTTCGGTTTCCATCCGGACGATGGCAGCGGCAATATCTACTTCAACCTCGATCCGCTGTGGGCGAGTCCCGATATCACCGCTGTCGGCATCGACAACTACATGCCGTTGTCGGACTGGCGCGATGACGACCTTGCTTCGGAGAATCCGGACGGGTTCAAGAGCGCGACCGATCCGGCCGGGCTTGAAGGGCAGATCGCAGCCGGCGAAGGATACGACTGGCACTATATCGACCAGGCGGATCGGGTAGCGCGACGACGCACGCCGATCACCGACGGACTTGCGAACAAGCCATGGGTCTACAGATACAAGGACCTTGCGGGCTGGTGGTCGAACAGGCATTTCGACCGGATCGGCGGCGGCGAGGCAGTTGCGCCCACCGCCTGGGTTCCCATGGAAAAGCCGATCTGGTTCACCGAGCTCGGATGTCCGGCGGTCGACAAGGGAAGCTGCCAGCCGAATGTCTTTGCCGATCCGAAATCGGCGGAATCCGCCTATCCCCATTTCTCGAGCCGCCGGCGTTCCGACGACGAGCAGCGCCGCTTCCTGGAAGCGCATCTTGGGTATTGGACGGGCGCCAGCGCGCCTGCCGGCATGGTCGATCCTGACCATATTTTCCTCTGGTGCTGGGACATCCGGCCCTATCCGGCCTTTCCGCAGAACGATGCGCTGTGGAGCGACGGCGCCAACTGGACGACCGGGCACTGGCTGAACGGCAGGCTGGGAGCGACCACGCTTGCCGACGCCGTACGCGCGCTTCTTGCCGATCACGGTTTCAACGATTGCGACACGCGCCTGCTGAGCGGTGATCTGACAGGCTATCTGCAGGCCGATATCGATGCGGCACGCGACCTGATCGAGCCGCTGCTCTCGCTCTATTCCGCGGACTGTATCGAAACGGCCGACGGCCTGGTGTTCCGTTCGCGCCAGCGCGCCAGCCTTTCACCGCGCGTGATCGATATTGTTGCCGAGCGCGACGCCGGCCCCTGGCGCGAGACGCGGCTTCACGGCAGCGATATACCGGGCGAGGCTGCCGTCACCTATTTCGATCCGGAAGCCGATTACGCGCAGGCAAGCGCCCGCGCGAGCCGCGCGACGACGGTCAGCGATCGGGTGCTCCGGTTCGCATTGCCAACAGTCCTTTCGGAGGCGACGGCGCTGGAGCGGGCCCACGCGCTGCTGCGCGAAAGCCGTTGCGGCATGCGGACCCTGCAGATTGACCTGTCGCCGCAGGAGCGCGCTCTGGAAATCGGCGATGTGTTCCGGCTCGAAGGCGGCCCGGCCGGACGCTTCATGGTGACGCGGCTTGAGGTCGCCGAGACGATCCGGCTGGAGGCGCGGTCGTTTTCGCCGTCTGCCGGCACGGCCCCGGGCGCCGGCGAAAACGCGCGCCTTGCGCATGACGCCGCCTCGGAGGGTTTCTCGCCGAGGGTGATCTTTCTCGACCTTGCGCGCGACGCACCGGGACCGGCCGAGGATTTCGCCCGGGTCGCGGTCTTCTCCCGCCCCTTCCGCCGTGCGTTCGTCGCCTCCTCGTCGACGGATGAAGGTTATCAGCCCGGCGCGGTCATCGACAGGCCGGCGGCAACGGCGCGACTTGCCGCCCCGCTTCAGCCCGGGGCGAGCGGGCGGTTCGACTTCACCCGCGCCCTCGTCGTCGATCTGGATTTCGGCGGTCTCGCATCGGCGACGAGAACGGCCGTGCTGAACGGCGAGAACCGCATTGCCGTGAGGGCCGGCAATGGCGTGTTCGAGATCATCGGCTTCCTGCGGGCCACGGAAATCTCGTCCGGGCGCTGGCGGCTGGAGGGCCTGTTGCGCGGTCTTCACGGAACCGAGGACGCCATGCTGGCGGGCGCGGAGACGGGCAATGACGCCGTCGTTCTCAACGCTTCCGTTGTCCCGGTCGGGCTTGGCAGCAGGCATGTGGGGCTATCGCGGAACTATGTCGTCGAAACCGCCAACGGCCAGGCCGATCCGCGCGCGCCCTATCAGTTTGCCGGGGGCATCAGGGCGGAGACGCCTCTGTCGCCGGTGCAGCTGAAGGTTCGGCGTCTCAATTCCGGTGACCTGGCCTTCAGCTGGGTGCGGCGCTCCCGCCTCGACGCCGATGACTGGGCCGCTGCCGACATTCCGAAGGACGAGGACGCCGAAGCCTACCGCCTGGAGATTTTCGCCGGCGCAACCTTGCTGCGCAGCATCGAGACCGCCGTGCCGCAATGGCTCTATCCGGAGGCCGAGCAGATCTCCGACTTCGGTCTTCCCGCGACGGTTTTTGCGGTCCGGCTTCGTCAACTGGGGCGGAAGGTGCCGCTCGGCACGGCCCTCGTCCGCACATTTTCACTTGCGGTCTGA
- a CDS encoding DUF2163 domain-containing protein, whose protein sequence is MRTLDAALAAHLGQDATTVCHCWRLSLRNGSVLGFTEHDRDLVFAGTQFQAASGFFSSGFEAEEGLAASTNEVVGGFSSDAISQEALARGDYDGARVEVFLANWQTPEQHQRLQVLEIGEVSREGGGFKAELRSRAHRLSQPQGRSFTRRCDAVFGDAACGFDPDSAGFIATGTVLAVESETRLVIAGTGAFAEGFFAHGTARLESGDLVGRSFDIDGNAPVAGGMRVDLWLPLEHLPETGDQVRLTAGCDKAFSTCRTKFGNHLNFRGFPHVPGADFAYSYVNGESAHDGSPLFK, encoded by the coding sequence ATGAGAACACTGGACGCGGCGCTCGCAGCCCATCTTGGGCAGGATGCGACAACGGTCTGCCACTGCTGGCGGCTGTCGCTTCGGAACGGAAGCGTGCTTGGTTTTACCGAGCATGACCGGGATCTTGTGTTCGCGGGAACACAGTTTCAGGCGGCAAGCGGTTTTTTCTCCTCGGGCTTCGAGGCAGAAGAGGGGCTCGCCGCGAGCACCAACGAGGTCGTTGGCGGCTTTTCCAGTGACGCGATTTCCCAGGAGGCGCTGGCCCGGGGCGATTATGACGGCGCGCGGGTCGAGGTCTTTCTCGCCAACTGGCAGACGCCCGAACAGCATCAGCGCCTTCAGGTTCTGGAGATTGGCGAGGTGTCGCGCGAAGGCGGCGGTTTCAAGGCCGAACTGCGTTCGCGCGCGCATCGCCTGTCGCAACCGCAGGGGCGCAGTTTTACGCGGCGCTGTGACGCGGTTTTCGGTGATGCCGCCTGCGGATTCGATCCCGACAGCGCCGGCTTTATCGCCACGGGGACGGTTCTGGCCGTCGAAAGCGAAACCCGGCTGGTGATCGCCGGGACGGGCGCTTTCGCCGAGGGATTTTTCGCCCACGGCACGGCGCGTCTCGAAAGCGGCGACCTTGTCGGCCGCAGCTTCGACATCGACGGGAATGCGCCCGTTGCCGGGGGCATGCGCGTCGATCTCTGGCTGCCGCTCGAGCATCTGCCCGAGACCGGCGATCAGGTCCGTCTGACGGCAGGGTGCGACAAGGCTTTCTCCACCTGCCGGACAAAATTCGGCAATCACCTGAATTTCCGTGGCTTTCCCCATGTGCCCGGCGCCGACTTTGCCTATTCCTATGTGAATGGCGAGAGCGCCCATGACGGGAGCCCGCTGTTCAAATGA
- a CDS encoding DUF2460 domain-containing protein gives MSASFHEVRFPLRLSLSVSGGPVRRTDIVNLSNGRENRNQRWRNSRRSYDAGSALRSVADLYELTAFFEARGGELYGFRFRDPVDFKSCGPLAEPGPTDQRIASGDGSTATFQLVKTYGDPAASFVRTIEKPVAGSVRVSVDGVEIPGSDFSVDTTTGIVTFAAAAIPAAGTEIFAGFSFDVPVRFAIDRIDINMKAFNAGSVPSVPLTEIMP, from the coding sequence ATGAGCGCGAGCTTTCACGAGGTGCGTTTCCCGCTCAGGCTGTCGCTTTCCGTCAGCGGCGGGCCGGTGCGGCGCACGGATATCGTCAACCTGTCCAACGGGCGGGAAAACCGCAACCAGCGCTGGAGGAACTCGAGGCGCTCCTACGACGCGGGCTCGGCCCTGCGCTCGGTGGCGGACCTTTACGAACTGACGGCGTTCTTCGAGGCGCGCGGCGGCGAGCTTTACGGCTTCCGCTTCCGCGATCCGGTGGATTTCAAGTCGTGCGGCCCTCTGGCGGAGCCAGGGCCGACGGATCAGCGGATCGCAAGCGGCGACGGATCCACGGCGACGTTTCAACTGGTCAAGACTTATGGCGATCCTGCGGCTTCGTTCGTCAGGACGATCGAAAAGCCTGTGGCGGGGTCTGTCCGGGTGTCCGTCGACGGCGTCGAGATCCCCGGCTCCGACTTCTCTGTCGATACGACAACCGGCATCGTGACCTTTGCGGCAGCCGCAATACCGGCTGCGGGAACGGAGATATTCGCCGGCTTCTCCTTCGACGTTCCGGTCCGCTTTGCGATCGACCGGATCGACATCAACATGAAGGCCTTCAATGCGGGGAGCGTGCCTTCGGTTCCGCTGACGGAGATCATGCCATGA